A genomic stretch from Verrucomicrobiia bacterium includes:
- a CDS encoding SMI1/KNR4 family protein, with protein MTSQALEEFTKSPSPGFRCFAAGDKAGPRFLASIRHILNASASPAAIAQIRKMLGSHADQVATFYQCHDGFVLYRDTKSEAAGIELLPVAQWEEATEEMRDGFNYLVNDPENDPDHIVTGISIATVPRSGNYFVMPVHGPNAGKIFYADHDGWYESAFADNFDSFLARVTREPVKLLAKDVGCYTRYSDGMTKAQWIPEEYFFDISKAQL; from the coding sequence ATGACCTCGCAAGCCCTCGAAGAGTTTACCAAGTCGCCTTCACCCGGATTTCGGTGTTTCGCCGCCGGCGATAAGGCTGGCCCGAGATTTCTTGCCAGCATACGCCACATTCTTAACGCCTCGGCGTCACCCGCAGCCATCGCCCAGATACGCAAGATGCTAGGCAGCCACGCGGATCAGGTGGCGACATTCTATCAGTGCCACGACGGTTTTGTGCTTTACCGCGATACGAAGTCAGAGGCTGCTGGCATTGAGCTTTTGCCAGTCGCACAGTGGGAGGAAGCGACGGAAGAAATGCGAGATGGGTTTAACTATTTAGTCAACGACCCGGAGAACGACCCCGACCATATTGTGACGGGCATCTCCATCGCCACGGTGCCTCGCTCCGGCAATTATTTCGTCATGCCGGTGCACGGTCCAAATGCGGGCAAGATTTTCTACGCTGACCACGACGGATGGTATGAGTCCGCATTTGCGGATAACTTCGATAGCTTTCTTGCCCGAGTCACGCGTGAGCCCGTCAAGTTGCTGGCGAAGGACGTGGGGTGTTACACGCGCTACTCGGATGGGATGACCAAGGCGCAATGGATTCCCGAAGAATATTTTTTTGATATTTCCAAAGCTCAGTTATGA
- a CDS encoding sigma-70 family RNA polymerase sigma factor → MNHQTDGQLLRIYAEHNSESAFAELVQRQLDFVYSAALRMVCDPHLAEDVTQSVFVALANNAAGLTERTNLCGWLHQTAQNIAAQTVRTIERRRAREQKAATMNPLLSSESDISWEQIAPHLDAAIGDLGKPDRDVLFLRYFKNYDLRTLGTAFGISDDAAQKRVSRAVERLRERLAKRGVAAGAGGLVIFISANAVQAAPAGLATTVTAAAIAGTAISTSTIIAATKAIAMTTIQKTLITTAFVATVGAGIFEAHQISQLREQNQTLQQQQQPMAEQLTNLQSENERLSNLVAEAKDQKSLSQAQFNELLKLRGKIGQAQTAVQETAKLRTALQESTASSKFTSDALAQGTAMIEQIKKKNELAKLARMKDKLNLTDSQQQAISDLITKNSEARARQSLIDMSGKRTPEQLKAAMIASLQTFGNEEAEVKALLTPEQLAAYPDYQQSETMVAANNRANLEATMMTSDLNLSPEQQDKVNKALYQFGLDHTANQLASSLVAQKPGNVADAMNSLVEVQQQELADKLKVLGRILTPDQLQSYRQSQLEKIDSMASAAKVFLPQMTNGAAQ, encoded by the coding sequence GTGAATCATCAGACCGACGGACAATTATTGCGAATTTATGCGGAACACAACAGCGAATCGGCTTTCGCTGAATTGGTGCAGCGCCAGTTAGATTTCGTTTATTCCGCGGCGTTGCGCATGGTTTGTGACCCGCATCTGGCCGAGGATGTAACTCAAAGCGTATTTGTCGCGTTGGCGAACAATGCGGCAGGTCTGACTGAACGCACAAACCTTTGTGGCTGGCTGCATCAAACTGCGCAGAACATCGCCGCCCAAACCGTGCGCACGATTGAGCGTCGGCGTGCTCGTGAACAGAAGGCCGCTACCATGAATCCATTGCTTTCGTCCGAATCCGACATTTCATGGGAACAAATCGCTCCGCACCTTGACGCCGCCATCGGCGATTTAGGCAAGCCAGATCGGGACGTTTTGTTTCTCCGCTATTTCAAGAACTACGACCTGCGCACTTTAGGCACGGCTTTTGGCATCAGCGATGATGCCGCCCAAAAGCGTGTGAGCCGGGCCGTCGAGCGGTTGCGCGAGCGCCTCGCCAAACGCGGCGTCGCTGCCGGGGCCGGTGGACTCGTTATCTTTATTTCTGCCAATGCGGTACAGGCCGCACCTGCAGGCCTGGCCACTACCGTTACTGCCGCCGCCATCGCTGGAACTGCCATTTCCACTTCCACCATCATTGCCGCAACCAAAGCCATAGCCATGACCACCATTCAAAAAACTCTAATCACCACTGCGTTCGTTGCCACCGTCGGCGCGGGAATTTTTGAGGCGCATCAAATTTCCCAATTACGCGAACAAAACCAGACGCTCCAGCAACAGCAGCAGCCGATGGCCGAGCAATTAACAAATCTACAGTCCGAGAATGAACGGCTTTCAAATCTCGTCGCCGAGGCCAAAGACCAGAAATCGCTCTCGCAGGCGCAATTCAACGAACTTTTGAAACTTCGAGGTAAAATCGGGCAGGCACAAACTGCCGTGCAAGAGACGGCCAAATTAAGAACCGCTCTCCAGGAAAGCACTGCATCGTCAAAATTTACGAGCGACGCACTGGCACAAGGAACAGCCATGATTGAACAGATCAAGAAGAAGAACGAACTCGCCAAACTCGCGCGCATGAAAGACAAACTTAACCTGACTGACAGCCAGCAGCAGGCCATCAGCGACCTCATAACGAAAAACAGCGAAGCCAGAGCCCGGCAGTCGTTGATTGATATGTCGGGCAAACGGACGCCGGAACAACTTAAAGCGGCAATGATCGCTTCACTACAAACTTTTGGCAATGAAGAGGCTGAAGTCAAGGCGTTGCTCACTCCCGAGCAACTAGCAGCCTATCCAGACTACCAACAGTCCGAAACCATGGTTGCCGCGAACAACAGAGCCAATTTAGAGGCGACGATGATGACATCTGATCTGAATCTTTCCCCAGAACAGCAGGACAAAGTCAATAAGGCGCTGTATCAATTCGGTCTGGACCACACGGCGAATCAGTTGGCGAGTTCCCTGGTGGCGCAGAAACCTGGCAATGTTGCAGACGCCATGAATTCACTGGTGGAAGTGCAGCAGCAGGAGCTGGCCGACAAATTGAAAGTGCTTGGCAGGATTCTCACGCCGGATCAATTGCAAAGCTACCGGCAAAGCCAGCTCGAGAAAATTGATTCCATGGCCAGCGCGGCAAAAGTTTTTCTTCCACAAATGACTAATGGGGCTGCGCAATAA
- a CDS encoding flagellar hook basal-body protein, with amino-acid sequence MSLYQAAAALNANSRWQDVISENLASSSVPGYRKQGLSLEAVQAGLMPTSGSPQYFSLPKASTTTSFEPGVMQYTGNKNDVGIEGKSFFEVQLPNGTKALTRDGEFQVSSKGQLVTKEGYTVLGEGGPIQLDPKNHEPLSISEGGNLSQGVDPHGKLKLTDFDHPELLKQVSGAYFVADDPKVHGTTGTGTMRQGYLETSNTSVVHEMANMMTAMRTFEANQHVIQIQDDRLGKVISELGNPT; translated from the coding sequence GTGAGTTTATACCAAGCCGCAGCCGCACTGAACGCCAACAGCCGTTGGCAGGACGTGATCTCGGAGAACCTCGCATCGAGTTCGGTGCCGGGTTACCGGAAGCAAGGGCTTTCGCTTGAAGCCGTTCAGGCTGGTTTGATGCCCACCTCCGGCTCACCCCAATATTTCTCGCTCCCCAAGGCCAGCACGACCACGAGTTTCGAGCCCGGCGTCATGCAATACACCGGCAACAAAAACGATGTCGGCATCGAAGGCAAAAGCTTCTTCGAAGTGCAATTGCCCAACGGCACGAAAGCGCTCACGCGCGACGGCGAATTTCAAGTCAGTTCCAAAGGCCAGCTCGTCACCAAGGAAGGTTACACCGTCCTCGGCGAAGGCGGCCCGATCCAACTCGACCCGAAGAATCACGAGCCGCTTTCCATTTCTGAAGGCGGCAATCTAAGCCAGGGCGTTGATCCGCACGGCAAATTGAAGCTCACCGATTTCGATCATCCTGAATTGCTCAAGCAAGTCAGCGGCGCGTATTTCGTTGCTGATGATCCCAAGGTCCATGGCACGACCGGCACCGGCACGATGCGCCAGGGTTATTTGGAAACCTCCAATACTTCCGTCGTCCATGAAATGGCGAACATGATGACGGCCATGCGCACCTTTGAAGCGAACCAGCACGTCATTCAAATCCAGGATGACCGCCTCGGCAAAGTCATCAGCGAACTCGGCAACCCGACCTAA
- the flgG gene encoding flagellar basal-body rod protein FlgG has protein sequence MIRALYSAATGMESQQLNLDVISNNLANVNTTGFKKSKIEFQDLLYDNVRTAGAEQGNGAQLPTGLSVGHGARAVATSRVFTEGELTQTGERLDVAIQGDGFFQVTMPDGTLAYTRDGSLKTASDGRITNSDGLPVQNGFQPIPTGTTTVNISTNGQVTTTGANGTQNFQVTLVRFANPAGLESIGRNLYLETPASGAAETGNPNENGFGSLQQGYVEMSNVKVVEEMVNMIVAQRAYEVNSKAVQAADEMMQQSNNLRR, from the coding sequence ATGATACGCGCTCTCTATTCAGCAGCCACCGGCATGGAATCGCAACAGCTCAACCTGGACGTGATCTCCAACAACCTGGCCAACGTGAATACGACCGGCTTCAAGAAGAGCAAGATCGAATTCCAGGATTTGCTTTACGACAACGTCCGCACCGCCGGCGCGGAGCAGGGCAATGGCGCGCAATTACCCACCGGCCTCTCGGTCGGTCACGGCGCTCGCGCGGTCGCGACTTCTCGCGTCTTCACCGAAGGCGAATTGACCCAGACCGGCGAACGTCTCGACGTGGCGATCCAGGGCGATGGCTTTTTCCAGGTGACGATGCCTGACGGCACACTCGCCTACACCCGCGACGGCTCGCTCAAGACCGCGTCCGACGGCCGTATCACCAACAGCGATGGTTTGCCGGTGCAAAATGGTTTTCAGCCGATCCCGACCGGCACGACCACGGTGAATATTTCCACCAACGGCCAGGTCACCACGACCGGCGCGAACGGCACGCAGAATTTTCAAGTCACGCTGGTGCGCTTCGCCAATCCGGCGGGCCTCGAAAGCATCGGCCGCAATCTTTACCTCGAGACGCCCGCCTCCGGCGCCGCGGAAACCGGCAACCCGAACGAAAACGGTTTCGGCAGCCTCCAGCAGGGCTACGTGGAAATGTCCAACGTCAAGGTCGTCGAGGAAATGGTGAACATGATCGTGGCGCAGCGCGCTTACGAAGTGAATTCGAAAGCGGTGCAGGCCGCCGACGAAATGATGCAACAGAGCAATAACTTGCGCCGTTGA
- the flgA gene encoding flagellar basal body P-ring formation chaperone FlgA, whose protein sequence is MKTLKTIFYCLVLALAQTARAEQTNTWQLAGAAQVDGSGIFLDQIVVNPTSSVVLPHLRLAESPNSGQTVSLSRNQIIELVQKQTTSELLTTNWSGAAQVRVSRRTHQFVDSDLIDLLTATLQKEFVKTRGDLELHLTRPWTPVQVPDGPLTLKVSELPAGGVCPNFVLTCELWDGRHSVGSWQIAVQASVWHDIPLARSTLTRGQLVKDADISMERRDVLLQRDIFQHYPTTDDTLEISENVPAGTPVFNRCVRVRPLIQRGHIVEALFQEGSLSISLKVETLEDGALGQTVRVRNPITKRELYGKVQNEQTVLINL, encoded by the coding sequence ATGAAAACGCTTAAAACAATTTTTTATTGCCTCGTGCTCGCCCTCGCGCAAACCGCGCGCGCGGAACAAACGAACACATGGCAGCTGGCAGGTGCCGCACAGGTGGATGGTTCTGGAATTTTCCTAGATCAGATTGTTGTTAACCCCACCTCATCTGTGGTCCTCCCACATCTCCGTCTGGCCGAGTCGCCTAACTCTGGCCAGACGGTTTCTCTTTCCCGCAACCAGATTATAGAGTTGGTGCAGAAGCAAACTACTTCTGAGTTACTTACGACTAACTGGTCCGGCGCCGCGCAGGTCCGCGTCTCCCGCCGAACCCACCAATTCGTAGATTCCGACCTGATTGATCTCCTGACTGCCACGTTGCAGAAGGAGTTCGTCAAAACCCGCGGCGACTTGGAGCTGCACCTCACGCGTCCCTGGACGCCGGTGCAAGTCCCCGACGGCCCGCTGACCCTCAAGGTGTCCGAACTCCCGGCCGGCGGAGTTTGCCCCAACTTCGTCCTCACCTGCGAATTGTGGGATGGCCGCCATTCCGTCGGCTCCTGGCAGATCGCCGTGCAAGCCTCCGTCTGGCACGATATTCCGCTGGCCCGTTCCACCCTCACCCGCGGCCAACTCGTCAAGGACGCCGACATCTCCATGGAACGCCGCGACGTCCTGTTGCAGCGCGATATTTTTCAACATTATCCCACCACAGACGACACGCTCGAGATTTCTGAAAACGTCCCCGCCGGCACTCCGGTTTTCAACCGCTGCGTGCGCGTCCGCCCGCTGATCCAGCGCGGCCACATCGTGGAAGCTCTTTTTCAGGAAGGCAGCCTGAGCATTTCGCTCAAGGTGGAGACGCTCGAAGACGGCGCATTGGGACAAACCGTGCGGGTGCGTAATCCCATCACTAAACGTGAACTCTATGGAAAGGTGCAGAATGAACAAACGGTTCTTATTAACCTCTAA
- a CDS encoding flagellar basal body L-ring protein FlgH, which yields MALALGLAAMPLGNASADSLWKDGAHAGFKADYSMVGDKKAHSIGDIITIIIQENNGATRQNNTTTAKKTSVNAALASLFYAPSVSGLLTKKGTLPTMAYTSDSEFNGGGSINNNETITAQMAVRVVDVLPNGNMIIEGNLHTAFSGEKQDAVLRGTVRPDDVTSNNTLLSYNIADASIQFISKGTITDSQRKGWFTRVWEKINPL from the coding sequence TTGGCTTTGGCTCTCGGCCTGGCCGCCATGCCCCTCGGCAATGCCTCGGCGGATTCCCTTTGGAAAGACGGCGCGCACGCCGGTTTCAAGGCGGACTACTCGATGGTCGGCGATAAAAAAGCCCACTCCATCGGCGACATCATCACGATCATCATCCAGGAAAATAACGGCGCCACCCGCCAGAACAACACCACGACCGCGAAGAAGACTTCGGTCAACGCCGCGCTCGCGAGTTTGTTCTACGCGCCTTCGGTCAGCGGCCTGCTCACGAAGAAAGGCACACTGCCGACGATGGCTTACACCTCGGATTCAGAATTTAACGGCGGCGGTTCGATCAACAATAACGAAACCATCACCGCGCAGATGGCCGTGCGCGTCGTGGACGTCCTGCCCAACGGCAACATGATCATCGAAGGCAACCTGCACACCGCCTTCTCCGGCGAGAAACAAGACGCCGTCCTGCGCGGCACGGTCCGCCCCGACGACGTGACCTCCAACAACACGCTCTTGAGCTATAACATCGCCGATGCCTCGATCCAATTCATCTCCAAGGGGACCATCACCGATTCGCAGCGCAAAGGCTGGTTCACCCGCGTCTGGGAGAAAATCAATCCGCTGTGA
- a CDS encoding flagellar basal body P-ring protein FlgI: MTVHMIRRFLFNCLVVALALASVPAVFAEGARVKDIAMISGVRDNQLTGYGLVVGLAGDGDKNPVQTLQTVANVLQRFGLTVPASTLSSKNVAIVMVTADIPAFKKAGTRLDVNVASMGDAKSLQGGVLLQTPLVGADGKVYAVAQGALSIGGIAAGEGGGGGASVQKNHPTVGQIADGALVEREIPATIVNDHNIELILREPDFTSAARLAVALNEKWTNTALALDSTTVRVHMPEEFETSPISFISLVESVEVTPDIPARVVINERTGTIVATSRIRIASCAISHGNLTISVASTLNVTPTGGVNPGPSTVTPSTDTKVKEEKGTMTVFPDMPTVDRVASALNSLGVTPRDMMALFEAMKEAGALQAELVIR; encoded by the coding sequence ATGACTGTTCACATGATTCGCCGCTTTCTTTTCAACTGCCTCGTTGTCGCCCTTGCTCTTGCCAGCGTGCCAGCCGTTTTCGCGGAGGGTGCGCGCGTGAAGGATATCGCGATGATTTCCGGCGTGCGTGACAACCAGTTGACCGGTTACGGCTTGGTCGTCGGCCTCGCCGGCGACGGTGATAAAAATCCCGTTCAGACGCTCCAGACGGTCGCGAATGTCTTGCAACGCTTCGGCCTCACCGTTCCCGCCAGCACACTCTCCTCAAAGAACGTCGCCATCGTCATGGTCACCGCTGACATCCCCGCCTTCAAAAAAGCCGGCACGCGCCTTGATGTGAACGTCGCCTCGATGGGTGACGCGAAAAGTTTGCAGGGCGGCGTGCTTTTGCAAACCCCGCTCGTCGGCGCGGATGGCAAAGTTTACGCGGTCGCCCAGGGCGCGCTTTCGATTGGCGGCATCGCAGCCGGTGAAGGCGGCGGCGGCGGCGCTTCCGTGCAAAAGAATCATCCCACCGTCGGCCAGATCGCGGATGGCGCTTTGGTGGAACGTGAAATCCCCGCGACCATTGTGAACGATCACAATATCGAATTGATTCTCCGCGAGCCCGATTTTACCTCAGCCGCGCGGCTCGCGGTAGCCTTGAATGAAAAATGGACGAACACCGCCCTCGCGCTCGACTCGACCACCGTGCGCGTTCACATGCCCGAAGAATTTGAAACCTCGCCGATCAGTTTTATCTCGCTCGTCGAATCCGTTGAAGTCACTCCCGATATTCCCGCCCGCGTCGTCATCAACGAACGCACTGGAACCATCGTCGCCACCTCGCGCATCCGCATCGCCAGTTGTGCCATCTCCCACGGCAATCTGACCATCAGCGTCGCCTCGACCTTGAACGTCACCCCCACTGGCGGCGTCAATCCCGGCCCGTCCACTGTCACGCCTTCGACCGATACCAAAGTTAAAGAAGAAAAAGGCACGATGACCGTGTTCCCCGACATGCCCACCGTGGATCGGGTGGCCTCCGCTTTGAATTCATTGGGCGTCACGCCCCGCGACATGATGGCTTTGTTTGAAGCCATGAAAGAAGCTGGCGCATTACAGGCGGAATTGGTCATCCGGTAA
- a CDS encoding rod-binding protein — MDIPSIQNQVKASVLPFEQMAANTHIPQQEKVKEACRQFEAVLLRQILGEARKTVIQSSGSDNSNSAGIYNDMINNQMADSISQSGAFGLAKSLQAQLVHQVLPKTASGAAAPTPAATPTTQN, encoded by the coding sequence ATGGATATTCCTTCCATCCAAAACCAGGTCAAGGCCTCCGTGCTGCCGTTCGAGCAGATGGCGGCGAACACGCATATTCCGCAGCAGGAAAAAGTGAAGGAAGCCTGCCGCCAATTTGAAGCGGTATTGCTCCGGCAGATTTTGGGCGAAGCCCGCAAGACGGTCATCCAGTCCTCCGGCAGCGATAATTCCAACAGCGCCGGCATCTACAACGACATGATCAATAATCAAATGGCCGACAGCATCAGCCAGTCCGGCGCCTTCGGCCTCGCGAAAAGTTTGCAAGCACAATTAGTCCATCAGGTATTGCCTAAAACGGCGTCCGGCGCGGCTGCGCCCACCCCGGCGGCAACGCCCACAACCCAGAATTAG
- the flgN gene encoding flagellar export chaperone FlgN has protein sequence MIERIVTLIHALREELGEYGEMLALLDRQQQQVIARAADEVFQSIGLIKAQGLAIQHARARREQCLVHVAQSFEASNDSAFADVIPLMPSDYQPLVTALVEENNSLLVRVRQRARQNHLLLSRSMELMQNLINTLFPAQEMRVYNDQGSMNVRGMSARPLLEAVG, from the coding sequence ATGATTGAACGTATCGTAACTTTGATCCACGCCCTTCGCGAAGAATTGGGCGAATACGGCGAAATGCTCGCCCTCCTCGACCGCCAGCAGCAACAGGTCATTGCGCGCGCCGCCGATGAAGTGTTCCAATCCATCGGCCTCATCAAGGCCCAGGGCCTCGCCATCCAGCACGCCCGCGCCCGCCGCGAGCAATGCCTTGTCCACGTCGCGCAGAGCTTCGAGGCGTCAAACGATTCCGCTTTTGCCGATGTCATTCCGTTGATGCCTTCCGATTATCAGCCGCTCGTGACCGCGCTGGTGGAGGAAAATAATTCCCTGCTCGTCCGCGTGCGCCAGCGCGCCCGCCAGAATCATCTGCTGCTCAGCCGTTCGATGGAACTGATGCAGAATTTGATCAACACACTTTTTCCCGCTCAGGAAATGCGGGTTTACAACGACCAGGGCAGCATGAATGTGCGCGGCATGAGCGCGCGTCCGCTTTTGGAAGCCGTGGGTTGA
- the flgK gene encoding flagellar hook-associated protein FlgK yields MLGLFGSLNLASRSLSVQQEATAVAGQNLANVNNPAYARQQLNVQTSPDLQTPVGNEGTGVEAISITEARDALLDNQIQSEGSVSSSLTSQQTALQDAETYLNEQLSASSTSNLPSSDNGLTAAISNLFSAFQGVATSPGDAAAQDTLVAAAQAVTQQFNSISSGLSSVDSNINSSITSDVAGANQDLSDIATLNQQIIVATASGTTANDLVDLRQQKLEDLASKVNVDTSMQSNGALNISIRSVGLVEGGNVTNQLTTVDPGNGQLLLGSSGGSGTIPVTGGSIGGNITARDGALASLQSSLDNLAGQLSTSVNAVYEPGFSSKGATGQSFFSGTTAATISVNSSLVANPATLQYSGDGTAGDNTIALSLAQLANQNISGLNGQTFSDNYTETVGALGNAISSVNDQVTNNAAVTSMLQNQRASVSGVSTDEEMTNLVQFQKAYQASAELITTLNEMLETVISMKTV; encoded by the coding sequence ATGCTTGGATTATTTGGGTCATTAAATCTTGCTTCACGCTCGCTCTCGGTGCAGCAGGAGGCAACCGCGGTGGCGGGCCAGAATCTGGCCAACGTCAATAATCCCGCGTACGCCCGCCAGCAGTTGAACGTCCAGACTTCGCCCGACTTGCAAACGCCGGTCGGCAACGAGGGCACGGGCGTCGAAGCCATTTCTATCACCGAAGCGCGCGATGCCCTGCTCGACAACCAGATCCAATCCGAAGGCAGCGTTTCCAGTTCGCTTACCTCGCAGCAAACCGCGTTGCAGGATGCCGAGACGTATCTCAACGAACAACTCAGCGCGTCGTCCACCAGCAACCTTCCTTCGAGCGACAACGGCCTGACCGCCGCGATCTCGAATTTGTTCAGCGCCTTTCAAGGAGTCGCCACTTCACCCGGCGATGCCGCCGCGCAGGACACCCTGGTCGCCGCCGCGCAAGCGGTCACGCAGCAGTTCAATTCCATTTCTTCCGGCCTTTCCTCGGTGGATTCGAATATCAATTCCTCCATCACCTCCGACGTCGCGGGCGCCAATCAGGACTTGTCGGACATCGCGACTTTAAATCAGCAAATCATCGTCGCCACCGCTTCAGGCACCACGGCGAATGATCTCGTGGATCTGCGCCAGCAAAAACTGGAAGACCTCGCGAGCAAGGTGAACGTGGACACCTCCATGCAGTCGAACGGCGCGTTGAATATCAGCATCCGCAGCGTGGGTCTTGTCGAGGGCGGCAACGTCACGAACCAACTCACCACCGTGGATCCGGGAAACGGTCAACTGCTCTTGGGCTCATCCGGTGGCAGCGGAACCATCCCCGTCACCGGCGGCAGCATCGGCGGCAATATCACCGCGCGCGATGGCGCTTTAGCCTCATTGCAAAGTTCGCTGGACAATCTCGCGGGCCAATTATCCACCTCGGTCAATGCGGTTTACGAACCGGGTTTCAGCAGCAAAGGCGCGACCGGACAAAGTTTCTTCAGCGGAACCACAGCGGCGACGATTTCAGTCAATAGCTCGCTCGTCGCCAATCCTGCAACCTTGCAATACAGCGGCGATGGCACGGCGGGTGACAACACCATCGCGCTTTCGCTCGCGCAGTTGGCCAACCAGAATATCAGCGGCTTGAACGGCCAGACGTTCAGCGACAACTATACAGAAACCGTCGGCGCGCTCGGCAACGCCATTTCCTCGGTCAATGATCAAGTCACGAACAATGCCGCCGTGACTTCCATGTTGCAGAACCAGCGGGCCTCGGTCAGCGGCGTTTCCACCGACGAGGAAATGACCAACCTCGTGCAGTTCCAGAAAGCCTACCAGGCTTCGGCCGAGTTGATCACGACGCTTAACGAAATGCTGGAAACCGTGATCTCCATGAAGACGGTATAG
- the flgL gene encoding flagellar hook-associated protein FlgL: MRISSTSFSTNFLSEINQLQQRQNTLQQEASTGLSVTQPEDNPEVMTNVLNLQTQSSASTQYQANVSKLQTTANLSYTAMSNLKTISDRVDEIATLATSGTASPDQLNAYAQEVNNLVQEAAQLGNSQDANGNYLFGGTASTQPPYTVTQNSSNVVTSVTANGNSSVAKAEIAPGVTISAEVPGSNTTGSGTPGLFQDSASGVDIFAHMISLQQDLASGNTAAITANDAPALTKDNDNIVSQISANGVLQSTLSNATNIASAQSLNITTEVSNATTADLATVITQLDQTQTAYQAALESGSKILSLSLLDYLH, encoded by the coding sequence ATGCGCATCTCGAGCACATCCTTTTCGACCAACTTTCTCAGCGAGATCAACCAGTTGCAGCAGCGTCAAAATACCTTGCAACAGGAGGCCTCTACCGGCCTGTCCGTCACGCAGCCGGAAGATAATCCCGAAGTGATGACGAACGTCTTGAATCTTCAGACGCAGTCAAGCGCGAGCACGCAATATCAAGCGAATGTTTCCAAGTTGCAGACCACCGCGAATCTTTCCTACACCGCGATGAGCAATTTGAAGACGATCAGCGATCGCGTGGATGAGATCGCCACGCTCGCGACCAGCGGCACGGCGTCGCCGGACCAGTTGAATGCCTACGCGCAGGAAGTGAATAATCTTGTTCAGGAAGCGGCGCAGCTTGGCAATTCGCAGGATGCCAACGGCAATTATCTTTTCGGTGGCACTGCCTCGACCCAGCCGCCTTATACGGTGACGCAAAATTCAAGCAACGTCGTCACCTCCGTCACCGCGAATGGAAACAGTTCAGTGGCGAAGGCCGAGATCGCGCCCGGTGTCACGATTTCCGCCGAGGTTCCCGGTTCGAACACGACCGGCAGCGGCACACCCGGATTGTTTCAGGACAGCGCTTCCGGCGTGGATATTTTTGCGCACATGATTTCGTTGCAGCAGGACCTCGCGTCCGGCAACACCGCCGCCATCACCGCCAACGATGCTCCCGCTCTTACCAAGGACAACGACAATATCGTCAGCCAGATCAGTGCCAACGGCGTCCTGCAATCCACGCTCTCCAACGCCACGAATATCGCCTCCGCGCAAAGCCTGAACATCACCACCGAAGTCTCCAACGCCACCACCGCCGACCTCGCCACCGTGATCACGCAACTGGACCAAACCCAGACCGCGTATCAAGCCGCCCTGGAAAGCGGTTCAAAGATATTGAGCCTCTCGCTGCTGGATTACTTGCATTGA
- the tnpA gene encoding IS200/IS605 family transposase codes for MHSFTSCLMHVVFSTNFRRPYLTPAIRHRLWPYLSGIARENDMNTFAIGGMPDHVHLLINIPPAVSISKAVQLLKGNSSKWLREVFPELRSQDFAWQEGFGAFSIGVSGIDDTVRYIQTQQEHHRTKTFQEEVELFLAKHEPVIEKG; via the coding sequence ATGCACTCATTTACCTCGTGCCTGATGCACGTTGTCTTCTCGACCAATTTCCGGCGACCCTATCTTACGCCCGCTATTCGCCATCGCCTCTGGCCTTACCTGAGTGGTATCGCACGAGAAAACGATATGAACACTTTTGCCATCGGCGGAATGCCGGATCACGTTCATTTGCTCATAAACATTCCTCCTGCGGTTTCGATTTCCAAGGCGGTCCAATTATTGAAGGGTAATTCCTCAAAATGGCTTCGCGAAGTCTTCCCGGAACTTCGTTCACAGGATTTCGCATGGCAGGAAGGCTTTGGTGCTTTTAGTATTGGCGTTTCTGGCATTGACGATACGGTGCGTTACATTCAAACCCAGCAAGAGCATCACCGGACGAAAACATTTCAAGAAGAGGTGGAGCTTTTCCTTGCGAAACACGAGCCCGTTATTGAGAAGGGGTAG